The following coding sequences are from one Capsicum annuum cultivar UCD-10X-F1 chromosome 3, UCD10Xv1.1, whole genome shotgun sequence window:
- the LOC107863889 gene encoding protein NPGR2 isoform X2, whose product MGRPQTSLEVRKIMDCLRSSEQIPMDELVPSPESPATKDYISSVHSSRAGEAGQKPDTGNIEGAESSLRESGCLNYEEARALLGRYEYQKGNLEAALLVFEGIDIALVTPNLKLALAERVKTQKRRSQSFSKPTLSIHAVSVLLEAVFLKAKFLQALQRYKGLLNQSKGLYKAALEDYSNALAVYPSHVSSLVSSAVVLRKIGCYKKRKV is encoded by the exons ATGGGGAGACCTCAGACTAGTCTGGAAGTACGCAAGATAATGGATTGCCTACGCTCATCTGAACAAATCCCGATGGATGAACTGGTTCCATCTCCTGAGTCCCCTGCAACTAAGGATTACATATCAAGTGTCCATTCATCAAGAGCTGGAGAAGCTGGACAGAAGCCTGATACTGGAAATATTGAAGGAGCTGAATCATCTTTGCGTGAGAGTGGTTGTCTGAATTATGAG GAAGCAAGAGCATTACTAGGAAGATACGAATATCAGAAGGGGAACCTAGAGGCCGCTCTTCTTGTTTTTGAAGGGATAGATATTGCCTTGGTGACTCCTAATTTGAAACTTGCCCTTGCCGAAAGAGTGAAAACTCAAAAGAGACGTTCACAGAGTTTTTCTAAACCAACACTGTCCATACACGCTGTGAGTGTGCTCCTTGAAGCAGTCTTTCTCAAAGCGAAATTTTTGCAGGCTCTTCAGAGGTACAAAG GTTTGCTTAACCAATCGAAGGGCCTATATAAAGCAGCGCTGGAAGACTATAGCAATGCTTTGGCTGTTTATCCATCACATGTGTCGAGTCTGGTATCAAGTGCTGTGGTGCTTAGAAAGATAG GCTGTTATAAGAAGAGGAAGGTTTAG
- the LOC107863889 gene encoding protein NPGR2 isoform X1, which produces MGRPQTSLEVRKIMDCLRSSEQIPMDELVPSPESPATKDYISSVHSSRAGEAGQKPDTGNIEGAESSLRESGCLNYEEARALLGRYEYQKGNLEAALLVFEGIDIALVTPNLKLALAERVKTQKRRSQSFSKPTLSIHAVSVLLEAVFLKAKFLQALQRYKGLLNQSKGLYKAALEDYSNALAVYPSHVSSLVSSAVVLRKIGKQSPAIIRSLLTEALRLDRMNASAWCNLRLL; this is translated from the exons ATGGGGAGACCTCAGACTAGTCTGGAAGTACGCAAGATAATGGATTGCCTACGCTCATCTGAACAAATCCCGATGGATGAACTGGTTCCATCTCCTGAGTCCCCTGCAACTAAGGATTACATATCAAGTGTCCATTCATCAAGAGCTGGAGAAGCTGGACAGAAGCCTGATACTGGAAATATTGAAGGAGCTGAATCATCTTTGCGTGAGAGTGGTTGTCTGAATTATGAG GAAGCAAGAGCATTACTAGGAAGATACGAATATCAGAAGGGGAACCTAGAGGCCGCTCTTCTTGTTTTTGAAGGGATAGATATTGCCTTGGTGACTCCTAATTTGAAACTTGCCCTTGCCGAAAGAGTGAAAACTCAAAAGAGACGTTCACAGAGTTTTTCTAAACCAACACTGTCCATACACGCTGTGAGTGTGCTCCTTGAAGCAGTCTTTCTCAAAGCGAAATTTTTGCAGGCTCTTCAGAGGTACAAAG GTTTGCTTAACCAATCGAAGGGCCTATATAAAGCAGCGCTGGAAGACTATAGCAATGCTTTGGCTGTTTATCCATCACATGTGTCGAGTCTGGTATCAAGTGCTGTGGTGCTTAGAAAGATAGGTAAACAGTCTCCTGCAATTATTCGTAGCCTTCTAACGGAAGCACTACGACTTGACAGGATGAATGCTTCTGCATGGTGTAATCTCAGGCTGTTATAA
- the LOC107863889 gene encoding protein NPGR2 isoform X4 has translation MGRPQTSLEVRKIMDCLRSSEQIPMDELVPSPESPATKDYISSVHSSRAGEAGQKPDTGNIEGAESSLRESGCLNYEEARALLGRYEYQKGNLEAALLVFEGIDIALVTPNLKLALAERVKTQKRRSQSFSKPTLSIHAVSVLLEAVFLKAKFLQALQRYKGVWRPLQNNGVGKLA, from the exons ATGGGGAGACCTCAGACTAGTCTGGAAGTACGCAAGATAATGGATTGCCTACGCTCATCTGAACAAATCCCGATGGATGAACTGGTTCCATCTCCTGAGTCCCCTGCAACTAAGGATTACATATCAAGTGTCCATTCATCAAGAGCTGGAGAAGCTGGACAGAAGCCTGATACTGGAAATATTGAAGGAGCTGAATCATCTTTGCGTGAGAGTGGTTGTCTGAATTATGAG GAAGCAAGAGCATTACTAGGAAGATACGAATATCAGAAGGGGAACCTAGAGGCCGCTCTTCTTGTTTTTGAAGGGATAGATATTGCCTTGGTGACTCCTAATTTGAAACTTGCCCTTGCCGAAAGAGTGAAAACTCAAAAGAGACGTTCACAGAGTTTTTCTAAACCAACACTGTCCATACACGCTGTGAGTGTGCTCCTTGAAGCAGTCTTTCTCAAAGCGAAATTTTTGCAGGCTCTTCAGAGGTACAAAG GAGTTTGGAGACCATTGCAGAACAATGGAGTTGGAAAGCTGGCTTGA
- the LOC107863889 gene encoding protein NPGR2 isoform X3, protein MGRPQTSLEVRKIMDCLRSSEQIPMDELVPSPESPATKDYISSVHSSRAGEAGQKPDTGNIEGAESSLRESGCLNYEEARALLGRYEYQKGNLEAALLVFEGIDIALVTPNLKLALAERVKTQKRRSQSFSKPTLSIHAVSVLLEAVFLKAKFLQALQRSLETIAEQWSWKAGLILLPFILRGRLV, encoded by the exons ATGGGGAGACCTCAGACTAGTCTGGAAGTACGCAAGATAATGGATTGCCTACGCTCATCTGAACAAATCCCGATGGATGAACTGGTTCCATCTCCTGAGTCCCCTGCAACTAAGGATTACATATCAAGTGTCCATTCATCAAGAGCTGGAGAAGCTGGACAGAAGCCTGATACTGGAAATATTGAAGGAGCTGAATCATCTTTGCGTGAGAGTGGTTGTCTGAATTATGAG GAAGCAAGAGCATTACTAGGAAGATACGAATATCAGAAGGGGAACCTAGAGGCCGCTCTTCTTGTTTTTGAAGGGATAGATATTGCCTTGGTGACTCCTAATTTGAAACTTGCCCTTGCCGAAAGAGTGAAAACTCAAAAGAGACGTTCACAGAGTTTTTCTAAACCAACACTGTCCATACACGCTGTGAGTGTGCTCCTTGAAGCAGTCTTTCTCAAAGCGAAATTTTTGCAGGCTCTTCAGAG GAGTTTGGAGACCATTGCAGAACAATGGAGTTGGAAAGCTGGCTTGATCTTGCTTCCATTTatattaaggggtcgtttggtgtaa
- the LOC107863888 gene encoding long-chain-alcohol oxidase FAO2, whose product MMKGRECHSSLKGGRTNSPYTHGFSSSQIQTIASFCETLIPPIPSCSNNKAVDSFFASSGSQPPYPNEVAEQLVKRNKPEALFIIRIIVFLLSTRLGTLLLCGRVCLDKRWPFVHNFTELSLKDRETLLQRWSRQTFLIPLRITFLLIKVACFFIFFTWTDEKSKNPAWEAIGYHHPETTEAPSENKKERPLEKGIVETINESDETLEKSLSKKGLPLTEDTKDNILKIKCDVVIVGSGCGGGVAAGILAKSGHKVVVLEKGHYFVPEDYSGLEGPSLNELYESGAMLSTLDGKVMIMAGKTVGGGSAINWSASITTPNDVLKNWSVNHKISWFGTCEYQTAMDAVCKRIGVTENCSEEGLQNQVIRKGCENLGLNVERIPRNSSENHYCGSCGYGCKTGDKKGTDSTWLVDAVNAGAVILTGCTAERFILEDGMDGKMRKTCLGVIATTESKKLTKKLHIEARTTISSCGSLCTPPLLISSGLQNKNIGTNLHLHPVLLAWGYFPESMSEVNGKSYEGGIMTSLHKMVPEETNARAIIEATALGPACFASLFPWTSGQNMKERMTKYSQTVTLLALVRDQGSGEVKKAGRIKYKLDGIDKENLKAGVRRALRILIAAGAVEVGTYRSDGHKISCKEITNEELEEFLDTVETPGGPKSKGEHWTIYGSAHQMGSCRMGSNEEDGAVDENGECWEAKGLYVCDASILPTAVSVNPMITIQSTAYCIAKRIADSLHNEKLISDVCK is encoded by the exons ATGATGAAGGGAAGAGAATGTCATTCTTCATTGAAGGGAGGAAGAACTAACAGTCCCTACACACATGGTTTTTCTTCGTCTCAAATTCAAACTATTGCTTCCTTTTGTGAAACTCTTATTCCACCAATCCCATCATGCAGTAATAACAAGGCTGTTGATTCCTTTTTTGCTTCTAGTGGCTCCCAGCCTCCATATCCTAATGAG GTTGCAGAGCAATTGGTGAAGAGGAACAAGCCTGAGGCATTGTTCATAATAAGGATAATTGTGTTTTTATTATCAACAAGATTAGGGACTCTTTTGCTTTGTGGTAGAGTTtgcttggataagagatggcctTTTGTTCACAACTTCACTGAATTATCCTTAAAGGATAGAGAAACTCTTCTGCAAAGATGGTCTAGACAAACTTTTCTCATTCCATTGAGGATTACTTTCTTGTTGATCAAAGTTGCctgtttcttcatcttcttcacttgG ACTGATGAAAAAAGCAAGAATCCAGCATGGGAAGCCATTGGATATCATCATCCAGAGACAACAGAGGCCCCGTctgaaaacaagaaagaaagacCACTTGAAAAGGGGATTGTGGAAACAATAAATGAGAGTGATGAAACTCTGGAAAAATCCTTATCCAAGAAAGGCCTACCTCTAACTGAGGATACAAAAGATAACATCTTAAAAATTAAATGTgatgttgtgattgttggttctGGATGTGGAGGAGGTGTTGCAGCTGGAATCCTTGCAAAATCAGGTCACAAAGTAGTTGTGCTCGAAAAAGGTCATTACTTTGTGCCAGAAGATTATTCTGGTCTTGAAGGCCCTTCTTTGAATGAACTGTATGAGTCAGGTGCAATGCTTAGTACTCTTGATGGAAAGGTAATGATTATGGCTGGAAAAACAGTTGGCGGTGGATCTGCCATAAACTGGTCTGCTTCTATTACAACTCCAAATGATGTTCTCAAAAACTGGTCTGTCAATCACAAGATTTCATGGTTTGGAACTTGTGAATATCAAACGGCAATGGATGCAGTATGCAAACGGATTGGTGTGACAGAGAATTGTTCTGAGGAAGGACTTCAGAATCAAGTAATCCGAAAAGGGTGTGAAAATCTTGGTTTGAATGTGGAGAGAATACCAAGAAATTCTTCAGAGAATCATTATTGTGGTTCTTGTGGTTATGGTTGTAAAACAGGAGACAAGAAAGGGACTGATTCCACTTGGCTTGTTGATGCTGTTAATGCAGGCGCCGTTATCTTGACTGGATGTACTGCAGAAAGGTTCATACTGGAAGATGGCATGGATGGCAAGATGAGAAAAACATGTCTTGGAGTAATTGCTACGACTGAAAGCAAGAAGCTCACTAAGAAGTTGCATATTGAAGCTCGCACCACGATTTCTTCCTGTGGATCTCTCTGCACACCTCCCTTACTGATTTCCAGTGGACTGCAGAACAAGAACATTGGGACAAATCTCCATCTCCACCCTGTTCTTTTGGCATGGGGATACTTCCCTGAATCCATGTCTGAAGTTAATGGCAAAAGTTATGAGGGAGGAATAATGACATCCCTTCATAAGATGGTGCCTGAAGAAACCAATGCACGGGCCATAATAGAAGCTACAGCTCTGGGGCCTGCTTGTTTTGCCTCCTTGTTTCCATGGACGTCTGGGCAGAATATGAAGGAGAGGATGACAAAGTACTCGCAAACAGTCACTCTATTAGCATTGGTAAGAGATCAAGGTTCAGGAGAAGTAAAGAAGGCAGGGAGGATTAAATACAAATTGGATGGAATTGATAAAGAGAATCTCAAAGCTGGTGTAAGAAGGGCATTGAGGATACTGATTGCAGCAGGAGCTGTTGAAGTCGGAACATATCGAAGCGATGGACATAAAATCAGTTGTAAAGAGATCACGAATGAAGAGTTAGAAGAGTTTCTGGATACAGTGGAAACTCCTGGAGGACCAAAGTCTAAAGGTGAACACTGGACAATTTATGGGTCTGCACATCAAATGGGAAGCTGTCGGATGGGGTCGAACGAGGAAGATGGGGCAGTGGATGAAAATGGAGAATGTTGGGAGGCAAAAGGTTTATATGTATGCGATGCAAGTATTCTTCCTACTGCAGTTAGTGTCAATCCCATGATCACCATACAGTCCACTGCTTACTGCATTGCCAAGAGAATAGCAGACTCGTTGCATAACGAAAAACTAATTTCAGACGTATGCAAATGA